From Nitrospirota bacterium, one genomic window encodes:
- a CDS encoding CusA/CzcA family heavy metal efflux RND transporter encodes MERLFILSLRYRFFTLVAVMLVIALGLWSLTHLTIDAMPDLTPVQVQILTRSPALGPVEVEQFITFPIEASLSGLPALRELRSVSRYGLSAVTAIFEDQTDIYRARQLVTERLTRAMERIPVDYGRPIVGPLTTGLGEVYQFTLKGHGYSPMALRTLLEWDIGMRLRAVPGVVEVNIWGGEPQQFQVVVDPAKLLSFKLSIRQVFEALERNNAIAGGGYIERQREQLLIRGEALATQVTDLARIVVAHGPGGVPIYIGDLAEVKEASALRIGAATSMGEGETVIGMVQMLAGENAQQVVERVKSRVKEIEATLPPGVTIEPYYDRTLLVSKVMRTVRNNLLEGGLLVIAVLFLFLGDLRAGVIVASAIPLSMLIAFSGMMQAGLSGNLMSLGAIDFGLLVDGSVVMVDNILRRLAKKGAMSQEERLGEIVAAGREVLRPMTLAVGIIILVYVPILALTGIEGKMFRPMALTVILALAGSLLLAITVTPLLAYWFVRAKPGHEDTPVIGILRRAYEPCLRWATTRPAWVVTPAVGLFVVSLGLSAWLGIEFVPRLDEGDMAIQLWRLPSVSLSESVKNALDVERVLRRFPEVVQVVTRTGSPEVATDVMGVEMSDVFVILKPQGEWTTAGTREDLIAKMRPAILDAVPGVGLGFTQPIEMRFNELIAGTRSDLAVKIFGPDLEVLTRQAEAVARVLETVRGAADVKVEQVAGLPLLRVIVDREQIARYGLTADEVLTLVQTTRVGHVVGTVVQGSRRFELVVRLADSASADPAALGNLLIPTAHGELVPLSRVAAIRVATGPAQISREHVQRRIVVENNIRGRDLGSFVAEAQRLVAREVSLPIGYELTWGGQFQHLQEATSRLAVVVPITLLLILGVLSVIFGAMRPALLIFLNVPLALSGGIVALWLRGLPLSISAVIGFIALFGIAVLNGVVLLSHIRQLEEEGLPTDQAVMQGAMDRLRPVLMTALVASLGFLPMAVATSMGAEVQRPLATVVIGGLLTSTILTLLIIPALYKRVCTAQLPIAQRETSATG; translated from the coding sequence ATGGAGCGGTTGTTCATCCTCTCCCTGCGCTACCGCTTCTTCACTCTGGTGGCGGTCATGCTCGTGATCGCTCTCGGCCTCTGGTCTCTGACCCACCTCACCATCGACGCCATGCCGGATCTGACGCCGGTCCAGGTCCAGATCCTCACCCGTTCCCCAGCGCTCGGCCCGGTCGAAGTGGAACAGTTCATCACCTTTCCGATCGAGGCCTCGCTGAGCGGATTGCCGGCCCTCCGCGAACTCCGCTCGGTGTCTCGCTATGGGCTCTCCGCGGTCACGGCGATCTTCGAGGATCAGACGGACATCTACCGGGCGAGGCAGTTAGTCACTGAGCGGTTGACCCGCGCGATGGAACGTATCCCCGTCGACTATGGCCGTCCGATTGTCGGCCCACTGACGACCGGTTTGGGCGAAGTCTATCAATTCACGTTGAAAGGGCATGGCTACAGTCCCATGGCCCTCCGAACTCTCCTTGAGTGGGACATCGGAATGCGGCTGCGGGCGGTGCCGGGCGTCGTCGAAGTGAATATTTGGGGAGGTGAACCGCAACAGTTCCAAGTCGTGGTGGATCCCGCGAAGCTCCTGTCCTTCAAACTCTCGATTCGGCAGGTATTCGAAGCGCTCGAACGTAACAACGCCATCGCCGGCGGGGGCTACATCGAACGTCAACGGGAACAATTGCTCATTCGTGGCGAAGCCTTGGCAACACAGGTGACGGACCTTGCGAGGATTGTGGTGGCGCACGGCCCCGGGGGAGTGCCGATCTATATTGGCGATCTCGCCGAGGTGAAGGAGGCATCGGCCCTCCGCATCGGCGCGGCAACATCCATGGGAGAGGGCGAAACCGTCATCGGCATGGTCCAGATGTTGGCGGGCGAGAATGCCCAGCAAGTGGTTGAACGGGTCAAATCCAGAGTGAAAGAGATCGAAGCGACTCTCCCTCCTGGTGTGACCATCGAACCTTACTACGACCGGACGTTGCTGGTCTCGAAGGTGATGCGCACCGTGCGCAACAATCTGCTCGAAGGTGGACTGCTCGTCATTGCCGTCCTGTTCCTCTTTCTCGGCGATCTCCGCGCCGGTGTGATCGTGGCGTCCGCCATTCCCCTGTCGATGCTGATCGCGTTCAGCGGGATGATGCAGGCAGGCCTCTCCGGAAATTTGATGAGCCTGGGCGCCATCGATTTCGGGTTGCTCGTGGATGGCTCGGTCGTGATGGTCGATAACATCCTCAGGCGATTGGCCAAGAAGGGCGCCATGAGCCAGGAAGAACGGCTGGGTGAGATCGTAGCGGCCGGCCGCGAGGTCCTTCGCCCCATGACCCTCGCCGTCGGCATCATCATTCTCGTCTATGTGCCCATCCTGGCACTCACCGGCATCGAAGGAAAAATGTTCCGTCCGATGGCGCTGACCGTCATCCTGGCCCTGGCCGGCTCGCTCCTGCTCGCGATCACCGTCACCCCTCTGCTCGCCTATTGGTTCGTGAGGGCGAAGCCGGGACATGAGGACACGCCTGTGATCGGCATCCTGCGCCGGGCCTACGAGCCCTGTCTCAGATGGGCAACGACGCGACCGGCCTGGGTCGTGACGCCGGCGGTCGGGCTGTTTGTCGTGAGTCTCGGACTGAGCGCGTGGCTTGGCATCGAGTTTGTGCCTCGACTCGACGAGGGGGACATGGCAATTCAACTCTGGCGATTGCCCAGCGTGTCGCTGAGCGAGTCGGTCAAAAACGCCTTAGACGTTGAACGGGTGCTTCGCCGATTCCCGGAAGTCGTGCAGGTGGTCACCAGAACCGGGAGCCCCGAGGTGGCGACCGACGTGATGGGAGTGGAGATGTCCGATGTGTTCGTCATTCTCAAGCCGCAGGGCGAATGGACGACGGCCGGCACGCGCGAGGACTTGATCGCCAAGATGCGGCCCGCCATTCTCGATGCCGTTCCCGGCGTCGGCCTCGGCTTTACGCAGCCGATCGAGATGCGCTTCAACGAGTTGATCGCGGGCACGCGCTCCGATCTGGCGGTCAAGATTTTCGGTCCCGATCTGGAGGTCCTCACCAGGCAGGCCGAGGCCGTGGCGCGTGTATTAGAAACCGTGCGGGGCGCGGCAGACGTCAAAGTCGAGCAGGTCGCGGGCCTTCCACTGCTGCGAGTGATTGTGGATCGAGAACAGATCGCCCGCTACGGGCTTACGGCAGATGAGGTGCTCACCCTCGTACAAACAACGCGGGTCGGACATGTCGTCGGCACCGTGGTCCAGGGATCGCGGCGGTTTGAGCTCGTCGTCCGCTTGGCCGACAGTGCCTCGGCCGATCCCGCCGCGTTGGGCAATCTGCTCATCCCAACCGCTCATGGTGAACTCGTCCCCCTCTCGCGCGTCGCAGCGATCCGGGTGGCCACGGGACCGGCTCAGATCAGCAGGGAGCATGTGCAGCGGCGCATCGTGGTGGAGAACAACATCCGGGGAAGGGACTTGGGAAGCTTCGTGGCAGAGGCTCAGCGCCTGGTGGCACGTGAGGTGTCACTCCCAATAGGATACGAACTGACCTGGGGCGGACAGTTTCAGCATCTTCAGGAAGCCACCAGCCGACTAGCTGTAGTCGTGCCCATCACCCTCCTCCTGATTCTGGGGGTGTTATCGGTCATCTTCGGGGCTATGCGTCCCGCACTGTTGATTTTCCTCAATGTTCCCTTGGCGCTCTCCGGTGGCATCGTGGCGCTCTGGCTCCGCGGCTTGCCGCTCAGCATTTCCGCGGTCATCGGATTCATTGCTCTGTTTGGCATTGCCGTGCTCAATGGGGTGGTGCTGCTCAGCCACATCCGGCAACTCGAAGAGGAAGGCCTCCCGACGGATCAGGCTGTGATGCAAGGCGCAATGGATCGACTCAGGCCCGTGCTGATGACGGCGCTCGTCGCCAGCCTTGGTTTTCTCCCCATGGCGGTAGCCACCAGCATGGGAGCCGAGGTCCAGCGGCCCCTCGCCACCGTCGTGATCGGAGGCCTGCTCACCTCCACGATTCTCACCCTGCTGATTATTCCCGCGCTCTACAAACGCGTCTGTACCGCACAACTACCGATCGCGCAGCGTGAAACCTCTGCGACAGGATAA
- a CDS encoding response regulator transcription factor has protein sequence MRILIVEDDPNLAGFTQKGLREERYAVDLAQDGEEGLLMASITPYDLVILDVMLPKLDGFTVCRRLRAAGNSTPILLLTARGTVDDRVTGLDMGADDYLTKPFAFAELLARVRALIRRKGHDQAPRLMVADLEVDPLAHRVWRAGKEITLTNKEYALLEYLLRNPDRVLTRTAIIEHVWDIHYDGMTNIVDVHIRALRAKVDREHSVPLIHTVRGVGYVLKTPEA, from the coding sequence ATGCGCATTTTGATTGTTGAAGACGACCCAAACCTTGCGGGGTTCACCCAAAAGGGGCTCCGAGAAGAACGCTATGCGGTGGATCTCGCACAGGACGGTGAGGAGGGACTCCTCATGGCGAGCATCACGCCCTATGACCTCGTCATCCTCGACGTGATGCTTCCGAAACTGGATGGGTTCACGGTCTGCCGCCGCCTCCGTGCCGCCGGCAACAGCACGCCGATCCTGCTCCTGACAGCCAGAGGAACGGTTGACGACCGGGTGACCGGTCTCGACATGGGTGCCGACGACTATCTCACGAAACCCTTCGCGTTTGCCGAACTGCTCGCCCGGGTGCGGGCATTGATCAGGCGAAAGGGCCATGACCAGGCGCCGCGCCTCATGGTCGCAGACCTCGAAGTCGATCCCCTCGCCCATCGAGTCTGGCGGGCGGGCAAGGAGATCACGCTGACGAACAAAGAATACGCATTGCTGGAATATCTGCTTCGCAACCCCGATCGCGTGCTGACAAGGACTGCGATCATCGAGCATGTGTGGGATATCCACTATGACGGCATGACGAATATTGTGGATGTGCACATTCGGGCGCTGCGGGCCAAGGTCGATCGGGAACATTCGGTCCCTCTCATCCATACCGTCCGCGGTGTCGGGTATGTGCTGAAAACACCGGAGGCGTAA
- a CDS encoding ATP-binding protein, giving the protein MVAFRTHIRRSALVLMLVLLTAFAVFIHIGLSNLLYRHIDGELFALAQHEASRVEIKTGTLTTLEDDEQQELREAARSTVVLDPNGTIIWKGAAVIVRPSLEAAVLADLQQGRTAYDTITTPNHESIRRISLPITRGGTVEYILQTESSLRIVQDALRLLRLLLGGLAAAMIGAAWLGSRWLARQALTPVDVLTATAEQISVPSLKTRVTLDAPYEEFARLARVFNAMLDRLHTVFEGQRQFVADASHEMQTPLTVIKGTIEVALIKSRSADEYREALVTSLGQVERLSTLTRSLLTLAQFSGDRPPVKLIPLALEPLVQELVKELTVLAEDRKVRLTLETHPVPLVLGDHGRLTQLLINLLDNALAHTPPEGAVTLRLKPDNGQVVMEVEDTGPGIAPEHLPHLFERFYRGDHARDRESGGTGLGLAIVKEIAEAHGGTVRAANTLGKGSVFTLSLPPYRPPTVSACAT; this is encoded by the coding sequence ATGGTCGCGTTCCGCACTCACATCCGCCGGTCGGCCTTGGTTCTCATGCTCGTTCTTCTGACTGCCTTTGCCGTCTTCATCCACATCGGGCTCTCGAACCTCCTCTATCGCCACATCGACGGGGAACTGTTCGCTCTCGCCCAGCACGAAGCCTCCAGAGTCGAAATCAAAACCGGCACCCTCACCACATTGGAAGATGACGAACAGCAGGAGTTACGTGAGGCTGCCCGCTCGACCGTGGTTCTGGATCCAAACGGAACGATCATATGGAAAGGAGCGGCGGTGATTGTGCGCCCCTCACTGGAAGCCGCTGTCTTGGCCGATCTCCAACAGGGACGCACGGCCTACGACACGATCACCACACCGAATCATGAATCTATCCGGCGCATCTCGCTCCCCATCACCCGCGGCGGAACCGTGGAGTACATTCTTCAGACGGAGTCATCGCTCCGTATTGTGCAGGACGCCCTCCGCCTGTTGCGACTCCTGCTTGGAGGCCTGGCCGCGGCCATGATCGGAGCGGCCTGGCTGGGGAGTCGCTGGCTCGCCCGTCAGGCGCTGACGCCGGTCGACGTGCTCACCGCCACGGCGGAGCAAATCTCCGTCCCCTCGCTGAAGACCCGCGTGACGCTGGATGCGCCGTACGAAGAGTTTGCACGATTGGCCCGCGTCTTCAACGCGATGCTGGACCGGCTGCATACAGTCTTTGAAGGACAACGCCAATTCGTGGCCGATGCCTCGCATGAGATGCAGACTCCCTTGACCGTGATCAAGGGCACGATTGAAGTCGCGTTGATTAAGAGCCGGAGCGCCGACGAATATCGGGAGGCGTTGGTGACCAGCTTGGGGCAGGTTGAGCGGCTCAGCACCTTGACACGCTCACTCCTGACACTGGCCCAATTCTCCGGGGATCGCCCGCCCGTAAAACTCATTCCTCTGGCGTTGGAGCCCTTGGTTCAGGAACTGGTGAAGGAACTCACCGTGCTGGCCGAAGATCGCAAGGTTCGACTGACGCTGGAGACTCACCCGGTGCCGCTGGTATTGGGAGATCACGGACGACTGACACAACTGCTGATCAATCTGCTCGATAACGCGTTGGCCCATACGCCGCCTGAGGGAGCGGTCACGCTACGGCTTAAACCGGACAACGGACAAGTGGTAATGGAAGTAGAGGATACAGGCCCCGGCATCGCGCCGGAACATCTACCCCATCTGTTTGAACGATTCTACCGGGGCGATCACGCACGCGACAGGGAGTCCGGCGGAACGGGCCTCGGGCTCGCGATTGTGAAAGAAATCGCAGAAGCTCATGGCGGAACCGTGCGCGCAGCCAACACCCTCGGCAAGGGATCGGTCTTCACCCTCTCGCTTCCGCCGTACAGACCGCCGACCGTCAGCGCTTGCGCCACTTGA
- a CDS encoding DUF6502 family protein, with protein sequence MKPGHTKALSAATLTFLRPLVRLFLRNGFAAKTFFDLAKQTYVEVARDECGVKGKQASISRIAILTGLTRKEVQQLLSSPEARDTAPEEQYNRAARVIGGWLKDPAFGDGKGHPAPLELDGKRGSFSALVKRYSGDMPVRAIFDELVHVGAIQELKDGRICLRARGYIPQKGDAEKLAILGTDTADLIATIDHNLYETPSKPRFQRKVMYDNVPQEAAKEFQILAAAQGQEFLETLDRWLAHRDRDVNPSSKGTGRVRVGLGIYQFEEDVDSKPGSAS encoded by the coding sequence GTGAAACCAGGCCACACGAAAGCCCTCTCGGCTGCCACGCTCACCTTTCTCCGTCCGCTCGTCCGGCTCTTTCTCCGGAACGGCTTCGCGGCAAAAACCTTCTTCGACCTCGCCAAGCAGACCTACGTTGAGGTCGCCCGGGACGAATGTGGCGTCAAAGGGAAACAGGCCTCCATCTCCCGAATCGCCATTCTGACCGGACTGACTCGCAAAGAGGTCCAACAGCTACTGAGCAGCCCCGAAGCCCGCGACACTGCGCCGGAAGAGCAATACAACCGAGCCGCGAGAGTCATTGGCGGATGGCTGAAAGATCCGGCCTTCGGTGACGGAAAGGGCCACCCCGCCCCGCTTGAACTGGATGGCAAGCGTGGATCGTTTAGTGCGTTGGTCAAACGCTACAGTGGGGACATGCCTGTCCGCGCGATCTTCGACGAACTGGTACATGTCGGAGCCATCCAAGAACTCAAGGATGGGCGAATTTGCCTTCGTGCTCGAGGCTATATCCCGCAAAAAGGCGATGCTGAGAAGCTCGCCATTCTTGGCACTGATACTGCAGATCTTATTGCAACGATCGATCACAACCTATACGAGACTCCAAGCAAGCCTCGATTCCAGAGAAAAGTGATGTACGACAACGTCCCGCAAGAGGCGGCGAAAGAATTTCAAATTCTTGCGGCGGCACAAGGACAGGAATTCCTGGAAACACTGGACCGCTGGCTGGCCCATCGAGACCGCGATGTGAATCCGTCTTCAAAAGGCACGGGGCGGGTCCGCGTGGGACTGGGGATCTATCAATTCGAAGAAGACGTGGATTCCAAACCGGGAAGTGCATCGTGA
- a CDS encoding DUF5666 domain-containing protein, with product MATVSTGPVTGFGSVFVSGNEFATNGTSFTVDGIPNASERQLKKGMIILVNGTITEDYKTNQVVQRTARTILYEDTIEGPVQFVAPDGLSLIVLGQTVLINQSTIIDPSVPAISSLKQNDLVEVSGFVSGPGTVVATLIDRKNSGEATNYQVKGFISQHDDGRQSFTLGSLEVNYTGADISQMPNPAGTSWDGRLVDVQGSQVKSGGSGPYGIRLTATKVKPETLRAENSESTEIEGFVSQISAPGHFYLGNVPVQTSAGTTFEGGTINDILVGAHLEVYGSLVGGIVNATNVEFEGETELQANVAAINATDSTLTLTGLPALAIQFDSQTALQGQGNPHSLTDLQAGDHLKIHGQLRGGDMILATEVERSAPASTVQIKGLVMSAADPFLVLFGSSIDTSSIPENRFLGRSGVIGRSGFFTGLSSGEKIVLRGTYQANTVTWSSVSRGD from the coding sequence GTGGCCACGGTCTCAACGGGACCCGTCACAGGATTCGGCAGCGTCTTCGTATCCGGAAACGAGTTCGCCACGAACGGCACCAGCTTCACGGTCGATGGCATTCCGAATGCCAGTGAGCGGCAGCTCAAGAAGGGGATGATCATCCTCGTCAATGGCACGATCACCGAGGATTACAAGACGAACCAAGTCGTCCAACGGACAGCCAGGACGATCCTGTACGAGGACACCATCGAGGGCCCAGTCCAATTCGTGGCTCCGGACGGGCTCAGCCTGATCGTGTTAGGACAAACCGTACTGATTAATCAATCGACTATTATCGACCCCAGCGTCCCAGCCATCAGCAGTTTGAAGCAAAACGACCTGGTGGAAGTGAGCGGTTTCGTATCCGGCCCTGGCACGGTAGTCGCCACCCTCATCGACCGCAAGAACTCGGGAGAAGCGACCAACTATCAGGTTAAAGGATTCATCTCTCAGCATGATGACGGTCGTCAGTCTTTTACCCTCGGCAGCTTGGAGGTGAACTACACGGGAGCGGACATCAGCCAAATGCCAAATCCTGCCGGGACATCCTGGGACGGGCGGTTGGTCGACGTTCAGGGAAGCCAGGTGAAATCTGGGGGATCGGGACCGTACGGCATCCGACTGACCGCGACCAAGGTGAAGCCGGAAACATTACGCGCTGAGAATAGTGAGAGCACAGAGATTGAAGGATTCGTATCCCAGATCAGTGCACCTGGCCACTTCTACCTCGGCAACGTACCTGTACAAACGAGCGCCGGCACGACCTTCGAAGGAGGAACCATCAACGACATCCTAGTTGGGGCCCATCTGGAGGTGTATGGTTCGCTGGTCGGCGGCATTGTGAATGCCACGAACGTCGAATTTGAAGGAGAAACGGAACTGCAGGCGAATGTGGCCGCGATCAATGCGACCGACAGTACATTGACGTTAACAGGCTTACCCGCGCTTGCTATCCAATTTGATTCGCAGACAGCCCTCCAGGGTCAGGGGAATCCACATAGCCTCACCGACCTTCAGGCTGGCGATCATCTCAAAATCCACGGTCAACTTCGTGGTGGGGATATGATCTTGGCAACGGAAGTGGAGCGGAGTGCGCCAGCATCAACCGTTCAGATAAAGGGATTGGTCATGTCCGCCGCAGATCCATTTCTCGTCCTCTTCGGATCTTCCATTGACACATCGTCGATTCCAGAGAATCGATTTCTTGGGCGCTCTGGAGTGATCGGAAGAAGTGGCTTCTTTACCGGTCTCTCAAGCGGTGAAAAAATCGTCCTCCGCGGGACCTATCAAGCAAATACTGTGACGTGGTCATCGGTTTCCCGTGGCGATTAG
- a CDS encoding tetratricopeptide repeat protein, whose protein sequence is MWSRIIIASTILLSMNACGGSRSLPATQDTSPLVAKQGTALAAPIQQLHKQAEKGDAEAQFNLGLLYDRGQGVPKDKSEALRWYRLAAMQGDAFAQNALGDNYWEGTGVPKDDREAVRWWRLAADKGFVPAQHSLGKLLAGGGQGVASDKSQAYMWLALSAGQGDEEAARQSEILSKQLTPVEVANVRKLIKQWKPSRASVTVNKIP, encoded by the coding sequence ATGTGGAGTCGGATCATTATCGCCAGTACGATTCTGTTATCGATGAACGCCTGTGGAGGGTCACGGTCACTACCTGCGACACAAGACACGTCACCTCTCGTTGCCAAGCAAGGCACCGCATTGGCGGCTCCCATTCAGCAATTGCACAAGCAGGCTGAAAAGGGAGATGCGGAAGCCCAGTTCAATCTAGGCCTCTTGTACGACCGCGGCCAGGGTGTGCCAAAAGATAAGAGCGAAGCGCTCCGTTGGTATCGACTGGCGGCCATGCAAGGGGATGCCTTCGCTCAGAATGCGCTCGGTGACAATTACTGGGAGGGCACGGGTGTGCCGAAGGACGATAGAGAAGCCGTCCGATGGTGGCGTCTTGCTGCAGATAAAGGTTTTGTCCCTGCGCAACATAGCCTGGGGAAGCTACTGGCTGGAGGCGGCCAGGGGGTAGCATCGGACAAATCTCAAGCGTACATGTGGCTTGCGCTGTCTGCCGGCCAGGGTGACGAGGAGGCTGCTCGACAGAGCGAGATCCTCTCCAAACAATTGACGCCCGTCGAGGTGGCGAATGTAAGGAAACTCATCAAACAATGGAAGCCCTCCAGAGCCAGCGTGACGGTCAACAAGATCCCGTAG
- a CDS encoding NAD(P)-binding domain-containing protein — protein MSHSYLTTLFYLLPLILVLLLYYRRHSKKETQFGARLAETIKSGVAEPLTLHPVIDVNKCIGSSACVKACPEHALGIVRGKALLVQPDHCIGHGACEAACPVEAIQLVFGTEKRGIDIPQVKPTFETNVSGIYIAGELGGMGLIRKGVDQGARAIASILKHKGSANELDVVIVGAGPAGISGSLAAKEAGLRFVTIEQEDGLGGSVYHFPRRKLAMTAPMKLPIIGMFNRREISKEELLEFWNGIIRKTGLTINFKERMEAITKAGGGFMVKTSKQSYRTKNVLLAIGRRGTPRKLGVPGEEQSKVVYSLIDAEQYRGQHVLVVGGGDSAAEAALAIAEERGTTVSVSSRGDDILTRPKEKNRMRLKEFAAQGKLKIFLNASVKQIEQDTVTLEQEGKSYSVKNDAVIVCAGGTLPTPMLKEIGVMVDTYYGTAVAK, from the coding sequence ATGTCGCACTCGTATCTCACCACACTGTTCTACCTCCTGCCACTGATTCTTGTCCTGCTGCTCTACTACCGGCGGCACAGCAAAAAGGAAACTCAATTCGGTGCTCGCCTGGCTGAGACGATCAAGTCTGGAGTTGCGGAGCCTCTGACGCTCCATCCCGTCATCGATGTCAATAAGTGTATCGGGTCGAGCGCCTGTGTGAAAGCCTGTCCGGAGCATGCGCTTGGAATCGTGAGAGGGAAAGCCCTGCTCGTTCAGCCCGATCACTGTATCGGCCACGGAGCCTGCGAAGCGGCCTGTCCGGTCGAGGCGATTCAGTTGGTGTTCGGGACGGAGAAGCGCGGCATCGATATCCCGCAAGTCAAGCCGACCTTTGAAACGAACGTCTCCGGAATCTACATCGCCGGCGAGTTAGGTGGGATGGGATTGATTCGCAAAGGGGTGGACCAGGGGGCCCGGGCTATCGCGTCCATCCTGAAGCACAAGGGGAGTGCGAATGAATTGGATGTGGTGATCGTCGGGGCGGGACCGGCCGGGATCTCAGGCTCACTGGCGGCGAAAGAAGCCGGGTTACGATTTGTGACGATTGAACAGGAGGATGGCCTGGGCGGTTCAGTTTATCATTTCCCGCGGCGGAAGCTCGCGATGACGGCTCCCATGAAGTTGCCGATCATCGGCATGTTCAATAGGCGGGAGATCAGTAAAGAAGAGCTGCTCGAGTTCTGGAACGGCATCATTCGGAAAACAGGACTTACGATCAACTTCAAGGAGCGGATGGAGGCAATCACGAAAGCCGGTGGCGGGTTTATGGTCAAGACTTCGAAGCAGAGCTATCGGACGAAGAACGTGCTCCTAGCTATTGGCCGACGCGGCACGCCGCGTAAACTCGGTGTGCCGGGGGAAGAACAATCCAAGGTAGTGTACAGCCTGATCGATGCGGAACAGTATCGCGGACAGCATGTGCTGGTAGTGGGAGGCGGCGATAGCGCCGCCGAAGCGGCGTTGGCGATTGCGGAAGAGCGGGGTACGACGGTGTCGGTATCCAGTAGGGGAGACGATATTCTCACGCGGCCCAAGGAAAAGAACCGGATGCGGCTAAAAGAATTCGCGGCACAAGGGAAGCTGAAGATATTCCTGAATGCGAGTGTGAAACAGATTGAGCAAGATACGGTGACGCTTGAGCAGGAGGGGAAGAGTTATTCAGTGAAGAACGACGCCGTGATCGTCTGTGCCGGCGGTACTCTGCCCACTCCTATGCTCAAAGAAATCGGCGTGATGGTCGATACCTACTACGGCACGGCTGTGGCGAAGTAG
- the ccmI gene encoding c-type cytochrome biogenesis protein CcmI, with translation MTLMFWLIASAMTISVIALLLWPLLRRTTAVAMGERDNRLAVYRQQFAELEQDQKNGVLTEELYQQARSELERRLLDETGSADTAPAAAGWQVNSRLVAVVVAIVVPLASVVLYWTIGNPLAISHPSASAFSAQGNSDSDRMSAEGIESLLERLKKKLEQNPNDGVGWALLARSYVSMGRYGEAVTIYEKAVSLIPDDAQLLADYADALGVVQGRTLEGKPELLIQQALTRDPQNVKALMMVGTVAFDRKQYADAARYWVQARANLPPDAEPEVLQELASAIDEAKGLAGEKGLAGEKGMAATVKVTPAGPATPAKQTGQELAIAGTVTLAPHLAGKGSPTDTLFVFAKAVEGPPMPVSIVRVMKKDLPFTFRLDDSTSPMPARKLSDAGTVVIVARLSKSGEAMAKSGDLQGMSQPVKPGVNGINVVIDREIP, from the coding sequence ATGACACTCATGTTCTGGCTCATCGCATCGGCTATGACCATCTCTGTGATCGCGCTCCTTCTATGGCCGTTGCTCAGGCGAACCACTGCGGTCGCGATGGGCGAACGCGATAACAGATTGGCGGTCTACCGGCAGCAGTTTGCCGAACTCGAACAGGATCAGAAGAATGGGGTGTTGACAGAGGAGCTCTACCAGCAGGCGCGGTCTGAGCTCGAGCGTCGGCTGCTCGATGAAACCGGGAGCGCCGATACGGCGCCGGCAGCGGCAGGATGGCAGGTCAATAGCCGTCTGGTCGCGGTCGTCGTCGCCATCGTCGTTCCTCTGGCGAGTGTGGTTCTGTACTGGACGATCGGGAATCCGCTGGCGATTTCGCATCCATCCGCATCGGCGTTTTCGGCGCAGGGCAACTCGGATTCCGACCGCATGAGTGCCGAAGGGATCGAGTCCCTGTTGGAACGTCTCAAGAAAAAACTCGAGCAAAATCCCAACGACGGAGTGGGATGGGCGCTGCTCGCCCGCTCCTATGTGAGCATGGGGCGGTATGGCGAGGCCGTGACGATTTACGAGAAAGCCGTCAGCCTGATTCCGGATGATGCCCAGTTACTGGCCGACTATGCCGACGCGTTGGGCGTCGTCCAGGGCCGGACATTGGAAGGAAAGCCGGAGTTGCTGATTCAGCAAGCGCTGACGCGCGATCCACAGAATGTGAAAGCGCTGATGATGGTCGGCACCGTGGCATTCGATCGAAAGCAGTATGCGGATGCGGCGAGGTATTGGGTCCAGGCGCGCGCGAATTTGCCGCCCGATGCGGAGCCGGAGGTGCTTCAAGAGTTAGCCTCTGCCATCGATGAAGCGAAGGGCCTCGCGGGGGAGAAGGGCCTCGCGGGGGAGAAGGGGATGGCGGCAACCGTGAAGGTCACGCCTGCGGGACCGGCCACTCCCGCCAAGCAGACGGGGCAGGAGCTTGCGATCGCCGGAACGGTCACCCTCGCACCGCATTTGGCCGGTAAAGGATCGCCCACCGATACCCTGTTTGTGTTTGCGAAGGCTGTGGAGGGGCCGCCCATGCCGGTCTCGATCGTCCGCGTGATGAAAAAAGATTTGCCCTTCACCTTCCGGCTCGACGATTCAACGAGTCCCATGCCGGCCAGGAAGTTGTCCGATGCAGGGACCGTCGTGATCGTCGCGCGTCTCTCGAAGTCCGGCGAGGCCATGGCGAAGAGCGGGGATTTGCAGGGCATGAGTCAGCCGGTCAAGCCCGGGGTGAATGGGATCAATGTCGTGATCGATCGTGAAATCCCATAG